The following are encoded in a window of Arctopsyche grandis isolate Sample6627 chromosome 4, ASM5162203v2, whole genome shotgun sequence genomic DNA:
- the LOC143910713 gene encoding uncharacterized protein LOC143910713 yields MTIHISDTRNCLLGIAYGFSVCLLLVDVCPAMASSEPVNLDLTYEETMRVINAFKKQGVLWNPHLFGFHNRQVKEEAWRLVSAEANIEIDTCRRKLKSLTSSCRREKARIINSRRSGNPEDVREPRWRYWNAFKFLRGLEDNDEDPLGTAPEMDILDPALELPALKAKLKSSKSSKQEPFSQGSGEKPSIGSIVASKLRKMYPDQRLYAENLINQALFKGSLGQLTNHSKIRTPDFQTSPDEQKPSSSKSMKRDMSVKDEPSNCTTPDPLDSGSCSPESSGFESSDDNKRISMI; encoded by the exons ATgacaatacatatatcagatacGCGAAACTGTCTGTTGGGTATAGCGTATGGattttctgtctgtctgttgCTCGTGGACGTTTGCCCTGCGATGGCCTCTTCCGAACCTGTGAACCTGGATTTGACCTACGAGGAGACAATGAGGGTCATCAATGCTTTCAAGAAGCAAGGCGTGCTCTGGAATCCTCACCTCTTTGGCTTCCACAACAGACAAGTTAAAGAAGAAGCCTGGAGACTGGTCTCGGCCGAAGCAAATATCGAGATCGACACGTGCAGGAGGAAGCTCAAATCACTGACGTCATCCTGCAGGCGGGAAAAAGCAAGGATCATCAATAGCAGACGCTCCGGCAATCCAGAAGATGTGAGAGAACCCAGATGGAGGTACTGGAATGCGTTCAAATTCTTACGCGGACTGGAAGATAACGATGAAGATCCGCTGGGCACTGCTCCAGAAATG GACATTCTGGATCCTGCTTTGGAACTACCAGCGTTGAAGGCAAAATTGAAGAGTTCAAAGTCTTCTAAACAGGAGCCATTTTCTCAAGGAAGTGGGGAAAAACCATCGATAGGTTCTATTGTAGCGTCGAAACTTCGCAAGATGTATCCAGACCAGAGACTTTACGCCGAGAATCTAATCAATCAAGCGCTATTCAAAGGGTCGCTAGGTCAGCTGACGAATCACTCGAAGATCAGAACTCCAGACTTTCAGACTTCGCCTGATGAGCAGAAACCGTCGTCGTCAAAGTCAATGAAACGTGATATGTCGGTTAAGGACGAGCCTTCGAATTGCACTACGCCAGATCCTTTGGATTCTGGAAGCTGTTCGCCAGAGTCGTCGGGCTTCGAATCGTCAGATGATAACAAACGAATATCGATGATTTAA